The Methanobacterium sp. BAmetb5 genome includes a region encoding these proteins:
- a CDS encoding amidohydrolase family protein: MFNIKNGLVLYGPEMKPTKANILIEDNSIVEVSPHANGGKEIDASGCIVSPSLINSHVHLGDSVVKDIGDGKSIADIVKPPHGLKHRLLARAQPHDVINSMKSSLQEMLDTGTTTMVDFREGGVTGIQLLEKAGEDIPLRKVTLGRHDGFLQPFSLPLSKERKLEIIRYTEEILESAAGVGLSGFGELEEEVVKIITQTCHRRGKLAAIHAAEYREVQENSLSTTGKTEVQRTLETGFDLLIHVTSPLNQDLDLLKENNKSVVCCPRSNGSLSVGIPPIKEMWENGINLLLGTDNLMFNSPNMFREMEYALKVTRGLYQEYFPPVEILKMATVNAGPALGLNIGCIEEGMLADIMITQQLSDNPILSLINRTESKNIIGLMTDGKLVYLR, translated from the coding sequence ATGTTTAACATCAAAAATGGCCTGGTACTTTACGGCCCGGAAATGAAGCCAACTAAGGCTAACATCCTCATTGAAGACAATTCCATAGTGGAAGTTTCTCCCCATGCAAATGGCGGCAAGGAGATAGATGCTAGTGGCTGTATTGTATCCCCTTCACTGATAAACAGCCACGTGCACCTGGGAGACTCGGTGGTAAAGGATATTGGTGATGGAAAGTCCATTGCCGATATTGTAAAACCACCCCACGGCCTGAAACACCGCCTGCTTGCCAGAGCCCAACCCCATGATGTCATTAACTCCATGAAAAGTTCCCTTCAGGAGATGCTGGATACCGGAACCACCACCATGGTTGATTTCCGGGAAGGAGGAGTTACTGGAATCCAATTGCTGGAGAAAGCTGGTGAAGATATACCCCTGCGTAAGGTAACCCTGGGACGTCATGATGGATTCCTACAGCCTTTTTCTCTGCCCCTGAGTAAGGAGAGGAAACTGGAAATAATAAGATACACCGAAGAAATCCTGGAATCAGCAGCAGGAGTAGGACTGAGTGGATTTGGCGAACTGGAAGAAGAAGTGGTGAAAATAATCACCCAGACCTGTCACCGCAGAGGTAAACTGGCGGCGATTCATGCCGCAGAGTATAGGGAAGTTCAAGAGAACTCCCTGTCCACTACCGGCAAAACTGAGGTGCAAAGAACCTTAGAAACCGGTTTTGACCTTCTGATCCATGTCACATCCCCCTTAAACCAGGATCTGGATCTTTTAAAGGAGAATAATAAGTCTGTGGTTTGCTGTCCCCGTTCCAATGGCTCTCTCTCCGTGGGAATACCCCCAATAAAGGAAATGTGGGAGAATGGAATCAACCTTCTCCTAGGAACAGATAACTTGATGTTCAATTCACCTAACATGTTCCGAGAGATGGAGTACGCTTTAAAAGTCACCAGGGGACTTTATCAGGAATATTTCCCCCCAGTGGAGATCCTGAAAATGGCCACAGTTAATGCCGGCCCTGCTCTGGGTCTTAACATTGGCTGTATTGAAGAGGGTATGCTGGCAGATATCATGATAACCCAGCAGTTATCCGACAACCCCATACTGTCCCTGATTAACCGCACTGAATCGAAAAACATAATAGGTCTCATGACAGATGGTAAGTTAGTATACCTTAGGTGA
- the carB gene encoding carbamoyl-phosphate synthase large subunit, translated as MPRDKDINKVLIIGSGPIQIGQAAEFDYSGSQACKSLQEEGIETVLVNSNPATIQTDVDMADSVYVEPLTPEIVAKIIAKEKPDAVLPTMGGQTGLNVATGLEEIGALEGIKVIGSSVQTIKNVEDRDLFDHFMKKLNEPVPKARAVSSLEEALEAVEEIGYPVIVRPAFTLGGTGGGVAHNRQELEEVASRGLDMSYINQVLIDQSVMGWKEFEYEVMRDKNDTCIIICNMENMDPMGIHTGESIVVAPSQTLSDVDNQRLRNASIKIIRALEIQGGCNIQFAVHPITGEYKVIEVNPRVSRSSALASKATGYPIAKISSKIAVGMTLDEIQNDITKETPASFEPSLDYIVTKIPRWPFDKFKGISREIGVQMKSTGEVMAIGRTLEESLHKAIRSLDVGSFGFDETEFNEEKLKKATDERLFQIYSALKSGMTVNEILDITQIDPFFLHKILNIVKWEKEITADTILEASVMRKTKRMGFSDRKISQITGLDEEVIRKTRVELGITPSYKMVDTCAAEFEAKTPYYYGCYEEEDEVTVSDNKKVVIIGAGPIRIGQGIEFDYCCVHAAMALKDTGIETIIINNNPETVSTDYDISSKLYFEPLTLEDVLGVIRKENPYGVVVQFGGQTSINLAVPLAQEGVRILGTPYESIDRVEDRERFTEVLNKLKIPQADYGIAHSFEDARKVAERIGFPVLVRPSYVLGGRAMQIVYDDDELREYMKEAVRISPEHPILVDKFLEDAIEIDVDALSDGEEVFIGGIMEHIEEAGVHSGDSACVIPPQSLSPDILETIKDYTTKLALELNVVGLMNIQYAFKSDENDEAKVYILEANPRASRTVPFVSKAVGVPLAKIAAELMMGKKLKDFGLNHEVKINHVAVKESIFPFIKLPEADSVLGPEMKSTGESMGIDENFGVSYYKAQLSAGMDLPQKGTLFISVRDADKDKISDIVKKAEELGFKLVATRGTAVAVQDEVDIDIIRKVSQGSPNIRDAILNKEVSMIINTPSGKQSADDGYFIRRMAVELGIPYVTTLAGARAALNAIENVEKGKIGVKSLNEYHNL; from the coding sequence ATGCCGAGGGACAAAGATATTAACAAGGTACTAATCATTGGATCAGGCCCTATACAGATTGGTCAAGCCGCTGAATTTGATTATTCGGGTTCTCAAGCCTGTAAATCCCTTCAAGAAGAGGGTATTGAGACTGTGCTGGTGAACAGCAATCCGGCTACCATTCAAACCGATGTGGATATGGCTGATTCCGTATATGTTGAACCATTGACTCCTGAAATTGTGGCCAAGATCATTGCCAAGGAAAAACCAGACGCGGTCTTACCCACCATGGGGGGACAGACCGGTTTAAATGTGGCCACTGGACTGGAAGAAATAGGTGCCCTGGAAGGGATTAAGGTAATCGGATCATCAGTCCAGACCATTAAAAATGTGGAAGACCGTGACCTCTTTGATCATTTCATGAAAAAACTCAATGAACCTGTCCCCAAAGCAAGGGCCGTATCCTCTCTGGAAGAAGCATTGGAAGCTGTTGAAGAAATAGGATATCCGGTTATTGTCCGCCCCGCTTTCACCCTGGGTGGAACTGGAGGTGGAGTGGCTCACAATCGTCAGGAACTGGAAGAAGTGGCCAGTAGAGGATTGGATATGAGCTATATAAATCAGGTACTCATTGACCAGTCAGTGATGGGGTGGAAGGAATTTGAATACGAGGTTATGCGGGATAAAAACGATACCTGTATTATTATCTGTAACATGGAGAACATGGACCCCATGGGAATACACACCGGGGAAAGTATCGTAGTGGCTCCTTCACAGACCTTATCTGATGTGGACAACCAGCGCCTGAGGAATGCCTCCATCAAGATCATACGTGCCCTGGAGATACAGGGCGGTTGTAACATACAGTTTGCAGTACATCCTATAACCGGAGAATACAAGGTTATTGAAGTGAACCCCCGGGTGAGTAGGAGCAGTGCTCTGGCTTCCAAGGCCACTGGATATCCTATTGCCAAGATTTCCTCCAAGATCGCCGTGGGAATGACCCTGGATGAAATTCAAAACGATATCACCAAGGAAACACCGGCATCCTTCGAACCCAGCCTGGACTACATTGTAACTAAAATACCACGCTGGCCCTTTGACAAATTCAAGGGTATCAGCCGGGAAATAGGAGTGCAGATGAAATCCACCGGTGAAGTCATGGCTATTGGCCGCACCCTGGAGGAATCACTGCACAAAGCCATCCGCAGTCTGGATGTGGGAAGCTTCGGTTTTGACGAAACAGAATTTAATGAAGAGAAACTTAAGAAAGCCACTGACGAACGTTTATTCCAGATTTACAGCGCATTAAAATCAGGAATGACCGTGAATGAGATACTGGACATAACCCAGATCGATCCCTTCTTCCTCCATAAAATACTGAATATAGTGAAGTGGGAGAAAGAAATCACAGCTGATACCATTCTTGAGGCATCTGTAATGCGTAAAACTAAGAGAATGGGTTTTTCAGACCGTAAAATATCCCAGATCACCGGTTTAGATGAAGAGGTAATTAGAAAAACCCGGGTAGAACTGGGAATAACTCCTTCCTATAAAATGGTGGACACCTGTGCTGCAGAGTTTGAAGCCAAAACCCCTTATTATTATGGTTGTTATGAAGAAGAAGATGAAGTAACTGTTTCTGATAATAAAAAAGTTGTAATAATAGGTGCCGGACCCATCAGGATTGGACAGGGTATTGAGTTTGACTACTGCTGTGTTCACGCTGCAATGGCTCTTAAAGACACTGGTATTGAGACCATTATCATTAACAATAACCCGGAGACTGTCAGTACTGACTACGACATATCCAGCAAACTCTACTTTGAACCACTCACCCTGGAAGATGTTTTAGGTGTGATCCGCAAAGAAAACCCCTACGGAGTAGTGGTGCAGTTTGGAGGTCAGACCTCCATTAACCTGGCTGTGCCCCTGGCCCAGGAGGGAGTGCGCATACTGGGAACACCCTACGAAAGCATAGACCGGGTTGAAGACCGAGAAAGGTTCACTGAAGTTTTAAACAAACTGAAAATACCCCAGGCCGATTATGGAATTGCCCATTCATTTGAAGATGCGCGTAAGGTAGCGGAAAGAATTGGTTTCCCAGTACTGGTACGACCCTCCTATGTACTGGGCGGCCGGGCCATGCAGATCGTCTACGATGATGATGAACTCCGGGAGTACATGAAGGAAGCAGTGCGCATATCACCGGAACACCCTATACTGGTGGATAAATTCCTGGAAGATGCCATTGAAATAGATGTGGACGCCCTCTCTGATGGAGAAGAAGTATTCATTGGAGGGATAATGGAACACATTGAAGAAGCCGGTGTCCACTCAGGAGACTCAGCCTGCGTCATACCTCCACAGAGTCTTTCCCCGGATATACTGGAAACCATTAAGGATTACACCACTAAGCTAGCACTGGAACTGAATGTGGTGGGACTGATGAACATCCAGTATGCATTTAAAAGTGATGAAAACGACGAAGCCAAGGTTTATATTCTGGAAGCTAATCCCCGGGCCAGCCGAACCGTTCCTTTTGTAAGTAAAGCTGTGGGTGTACCTTTGGCTAAGATCGCTGCTGAACTGATGATGGGTAAAAAACTCAAAGACTTCGGTTTAAACCATGAAGTTAAAATCAACCATGTAGCAGTGAAAGAATCCATCTTCCCCTTCATAAAACTACCCGAAGCAGACTCTGTACTGGGACCGGAGATGAAATCCACGGGAGAAAGCATGGGAATTGATGAGAACTTTGGAGTATCATACTACAAGGCTCAACTCTCCGCGGGTATGGACCTTCCTCAAAAAGGAACCCTTTTCATAAGTGTGCGTGATGCTGACAAGGACAAAATTTCAGACATTGTGAAAAAAGCAGAAGAACTTGGTTTTAAACTTGTTGCCACCAGAGGTACTGCAGTGGCAGTCCAGGACGAGGTGGACATTGATATTATACGTAAAGTCAGTCAGGGATCACCCAATATCCGTGATGCCATCCTCAACAAGGAAGTTTCCATGATCATCAATACCCCCTCTGGTAAACAATCAGCAGATGATGGATACTTCATCCGTAGGATGGCAGTTGAACTGGGAATACCCTACGTCACCACCCTGGCGGGAGCAAGAGCAGCTTTAAATGCTATTGAAAATGTAGAAAAAGGAAAAATCGGAGTTAAATCATTGAACGAATACCATAACCTCTGA
- the carA gene encoding glutamine-hydrolyzing carbamoyl-phosphate synthase small subunit, translating to MQEDAKLALEDGTILKGKGFGYQTIKTGEVVFATGMTGYVESLTDPSYKGQILMSTYPLQGNYGISPEWFQSNGIKAEGYVVREENPHPSHSHSENSLSGFLEEYKIPGISAIDTRSLTLKIRRYGAMKGALATEEIDDGELLSLARDQPGIEDIDLVNQVSVTEPTILGEEYSQKAVILDCGVKNNSINALLKREIGVVLLPYHTSPSEILDYEPGAILVSSGPGNPSRVKEAIQTVQKLSERLPIFGICLGQQIIARAFGAKIYKMKFGHRGINQPVKDLKTGKVSITSQNHGFSIDNQFCDNLPLNITQINLNDGTVEGIEHPELPISSVQYHPEAGPGPHDTDNYFDNFVETLKNY from the coding sequence ATGCAAGAAGACGCCAAATTAGCTTTAGAGGACGGTACAATACTTAAAGGGAAAGGATTCGGTTACCAAACAATAAAAACGGGAGAAGTGGTTTTCGCCACAGGGATGACCGGTTATGTAGAATCCCTCACTGATCCCTCTTATAAGGGGCAGATCCTAATGTCTACCTACCCTTTGCAGGGAAATTACGGTATATCCCCGGAGTGGTTCCAGTCCAACGGGATTAAAGCCGAAGGGTATGTGGTAAGAGAAGAAAATCCACACCCCTCACACAGTCATTCTGAAAACAGCCTTTCCGGATTTTTAGAGGAATACAAAATTCCCGGAATCAGTGCCATTGACACCCGTTCCCTTACCCTGAAAATCAGAAGATATGGGGCTATGAAAGGTGCCCTGGCAACAGAAGAAATAGATGATGGGGAACTTCTATCTTTGGCCCGGGATCAGCCCGGAATTGAAGACATTGACTTGGTAAACCAGGTATCCGTAACTGAACCCACCATATTAGGCGAGGAGTACTCCCAAAAGGCAGTTATACTGGACTGCGGAGTGAAGAATAACAGTATAAACGCCCTTTTAAAAAGAGAGATTGGTGTTGTTCTCCTGCCCTACCATACTTCACCCTCCGAAATATTGGATTATGAACCCGGAGCCATTCTGGTTTCAAGCGGGCCGGGAAATCCCAGCAGAGTTAAAGAAGCAATACAAACTGTGCAAAAACTTTCAGAAAGACTTCCTATTTTTGGTATTTGTTTAGGGCAGCAGATAATAGCCCGGGCCTTCGGAGCCAAGATTTACAAAATGAAATTTGGCCACCGGGGGATTAATCAACCAGTTAAGGATTTGAAAACTGGGAAAGTTTCCATAACCTCCCAGAATCATGGTTTCAGTATTGATAACCAGTTCTGTGACAATCTACCCCTTAACATTACCCAGATAAACCTCAACGATGGTACTGTGGAAGGAATAGAACACCCAGAACTCCCCATATCCAGTGTACAGTACCACCCGGAAGCCGGACCTGGACCCCACGACACGGACAACTACTTTGATAACTTCGTGGAGACTCTGAAAAATTACTAA
- a CDS encoding universal stress protein has protein sequence MYNKILLPTDGSKFAEKAAEHAIWIASKSGAEIIVLNVIETSSLVGLPAEDLIVRIKEMLKEEGRRSLERISEMVTEEEKELKIEDIKVTLKTEEGSPAEAILKTVEKEDVDLVVMGTSGKHGLDRFLLGSVTEKVVRSAKCPVLAVH, from the coding sequence ATGTACAACAAAATATTACTACCTACCGATGGTTCAAAATTCGCTGAAAAAGCAGCCGAGCATGCCATCTGGATAGCAAGCAAAAGTGGTGCTGAAATTATCGTCTTAAATGTAATAGAAACCTCATCACTGGTAGGTCTCCCTGCAGAAGACCTCATTGTAAGAATCAAAGAAATGCTCAAGGAAGAAGGACGCAGGTCCCTGGAAAGAATTTCCGAAATGGTTACTGAAGAAGAAAAGGAACTTAAAATAGAAGATATAAAGGTAACCCTTAAAACTGAGGAAGGATCCCCTGCGGAAGCCATCCTGAAAACTGTGGAAAAGGAAGATGTGGATCTGGTGGTAATGGGTACCTCTGGAAAACACGGCTTAGACCGATTTTTACTGGGTAGTGTAACTGAAAAAGTAGTTAGATCAGCGAAATGCCCTGTTTTAGCAGTACATTAA